The DNA region TAAGAATCAATGGCTTAATGTTAGATGTGACACAATATACCTGCTAGTATGGCCTTGATCATATCATTGTTTTAGTATGATAGTTGAATCACATGGTGAAGATAGCTCTGCAGTTTCTTTGGAAACTTAACCAGCCATTAAGAAACTTTGGTGAATAAATTCAATCAGAAAAAATAAGCAAAACTATGAAATTTCTTAGCCATCCACATTGCTATTACCCTTATCATTATTCAGAACCTCATTGAACAACACAGTGCATTAATGAAAAGTTAAATTGAGAAGGTTGATATGCAAGACTGTAGAAGGGTCGGATACAACTTGTAGACACATTTTGCAAATTATTTTAGCTTCAGAAGCAGTCATAAGATTTCACTAGCAAGTTATGTTTCCGAGGGAGCACTGCGAAGTAACCCATATTGCAGCACCTTCACTAAAATCTTGATGCTTCTGGATTCGTAGAGAATGTTGTCATATATGTTGAAGTTATGTGGATAttatgtgtgtgtattataTATAACCGAGAAATTCCCCTAGTGGATAATGGCCCGCCCCTCTACCTATGTGGACGTTATGATCCTGTGATATAGCTGAATATGTTGAAACTGTTTGGCATTGATCTAttatatgtgtgcatatgtgcAAGGATAAAAAGTGGCAAGTAAGTAATGGTGCAGCAGAGCTTTTAAGGAAGAGTGCAATAAGCTTTTTGTCCTAATCGCTTAAAGGGTGCTTATGTGTTGGGATTCTATTTCCACGTCTAGCCTATGAGGGTTTTGTAGCTTTACTTTCTCGTACTGCTTGTTTTTATTCCTGAACAGGATAGTGGTATTATCAAGTTGGTTTTCTGATGTTATCTCTGTTTCTATGAATAGTTTAGCAACTGCAGAGTATTCAATAGTTGTAGAATATCTTTTTTATGTTTCCTTCTTTGTCATACTTTAAATAATGGTGAAGTATCATGCTTTGACTGGTTTTGAAGTTATTCTCTTGGACTCACATCTAATGTTGATTGTTTGGTCTCATTTTGCCACtttatgttttgaaaaacaATTAGCTTTGGCAGACATTATCGCTGAAAGGAAAACAAGAAccaaaacaaaatcaagcagTTTTTGCAGAGAACTTTCCTATCTTTCCAAAGCAAAGACTGattgttttcttctctttctctcgtTGTAGCAGGCCCCTATGTTCATTATAAATTAAAGCATTTTTTGAATTGGTGGTTTTGGCTCAATTCTGTAAACTGGTTATGCAGACAGATTTTCTTGGGTCGTCACATACATATTTAAGGAGATCAGTAAGGATAGTtgttgattttcactttcttttttctgTACCTCTTGCACCTGATCTTACTTTCCAAACACATGGTGTGCTTGCTGTTTGCCTGTTTCAGAAAGAACAAGCAGTGATGAGTTTGTTGTCTGAAAATATTTTAGTATTGAGAGAAGTTTTATTTTCAAGTTTTTGGAAATTTGGATTTCTGAATTCAATGCTTCGAAGTTATACGCATCTCAAATTTCTAATGTGATACTTCTATTCTTTCGTGGGCTGCAGATGTTTCACTTGATTCCAACACCTCAAGGAAGTTTCTATGTGCAGAATGACATATTTCGCTTGAACTATGCTTGAAGGGTTCCGAGTTGAATTGTTTCTTGGTCATGTTTTCTTGATTGATTTGTCAAAAAAACTAAACAAGGCAAAGTTAGTATTTTAGCAAGATATTGCTTCCATTTCACAGTGAGTGAGAGACTTGTTTTCCCGTAGTGGTTTGGTGAATTGATTGATGGACTTGGTGACAGTTTGAATTTTATGGAATTGAATGAGGCCTGCCTTCACTGCCTGATGTTATTTTCTTGCAagttcctctctctctctctctctctctctctctctcacatcACAATTCCTCCCTTTCCCCATGTCGGTCATCGCGATTCCTCCCTGCTCATTGCTGCTTATAGCCGATAAACAGAATGATAAgtatggtggattttgataaaTGAAAAAGTTGTGTTGTGAGTGCTTTCTGGTGTGCTAAGTAGTAGTTGATACGCTGCCTACATCTTCTTTAAGAAAAAAGTTgtcaagaaatgttttttttatcaGAGCCTTGGCACTTGCAATTCGTGTTCATGATCATTGTTAAATTTTACTGTAGCTTGTTGAATTTAAGTTTCTGAATGTGAAAGTAGACCTATAGGATTTGATACCAAACACTTTGACCCCATAGCTTTTGCTATGTATTATAGGAATCACGTGCCAATATGCAGTCTCGATGTTTCTTTTTTGTCCGAGGGGCCAAGCAACATCGCCTTTGAAATCCAAGTGAGCATGGACTGCCATTTGCTCTTGATATTTCTCTAGGCCATGGGTGATGGTTATCATGTTTGGTTTTGcctctcttcttttatattcaTATGTTTGCGAGATCTCtctattttcttccttttctaatTGCTCTCTTTTGTGATTTATTCCCTTTGGGATCTGCATTATCATACGGGAGCTAATCGTACTAACAAAACACTTCTCTTCCATCATTCTTCTACCTGGCAAAGAAATCCCTAACACCATGTGGTGTTTGATATGAACAGTCGCAGtgtgcttcttttttttccttggttCGCATAAAACAGACAGAATGAATTATATTTGCATCTCATTTCATAGGAAACACTACTTCTCTAGGTGTACATCAGAAGAAGTTAGTTGTTGTTTTGAGAGATTATGATTGTATCACACTTCAACTTCCACCAGCAAATAATAGACAGATGAGAGGTGGCAAAGACACAAAAATAGAAACAAAGGGGTCAATAGGGAGAAAACCAGCCAGTGCTGGGAAGTACATGTGTGCCAATTGTTCCTTGctgattaaaaaaattactgaTGAGTTTACAGACTTGAGTGGTTTCTCTCATCTATTAGACTAGTTTTTTGAGTGGCTTTTCTCATCTGATAGACTAGCTTCTTTAGTTGAGTTCTCCTGTTCAGTCTATAACAATACAAGTGATTGTGGATTTTCGGCTAAATCAGGTTATTGAAATTTGCCAAGGGGGAGTTTCAACTTTAGAATCTATTAGAACTTTGTCATATTTGATTACTTCAAGGACTCaacaatataatcaaatccCTTTAGATGCATAAGCAAAGAAGAAGGGAAAACAAGGAAGAAAGAGGGTGGGTGGTGGAGACCCGCAAGTAAATAACAATATGTGAGTAGTGAGTTGCAAAAAATATAAGTTTGTGGCGCATAAACGGGGATCGAAGCCACTAAAAGTACTGAATACAAAAATAGCTAATTGAAGGTCATCTTCTTCAGGTTGTAATTCTTCTGAAGATTATTAATCAAATGAATCTCCTTAAAACAAGCAATTTAAATAGTAGAGCAAGGAGCATGTTTAATTAGTGCTAGCTTCTTATATTATACATCTGTTGCGTTGCTACTTGCTAGCTAGCAATTTAAACATAGAGATGGAGATCGAGAACAACAAGGACAAGAATAAGAAGCAAACCAAAGAGGATAGCATGAACCAAAACAGAAACCCAACTGGTCTTCATGTTCATGAAATCAACTGGCGTAATCTTCCCTGGCATTTGAAACAGTAATCCCGGTGATAGAAATGCAAATAGCGATGTTGCTATAATCGGACCAGCCCaatcattcatttttttaaccTTATTTAGTTCTGCACTCAACTGAAGAGGAGGAAGGaagaaaaaagtaaacaaaGCAAGTAGATAAAAAAGGAAGAGCTAGCTTTGGAATAAATACGAGATAATGAGAATCGTATAAAGCAAAGGAATATATGAAAATCTACAGCACTTTCTAGTTTATTCCCATTATTACAGTAACTTAATAACTAGATCAGTACTGATTTATTAGTTATGGATTATGGTGGTGCGGAAGGCAAATCTATCCCATGATGTTATGGAGGACACCAACGGGACAAAGCTTATTGGTTGCCTAACAAATTCTTGTCAAGTCCTCCAATTATGCGCTTGTTGACTACGGTACATAGTCTACTCCAATGCACGGTagtactataatttttttttatccttttcgTTTTAATTTGTATGTCTTATTATTGTATTAAGTTTACTTTAAAAAGAGCgttacatttctatatttagcatgtgtttaattttaatatttatgttatatttttaagGATTGCTTGGTTCAAAATCAAGTTATTCTTTAATTATAATGTAATTATAATTCTGGGATAGATAGTCTAATAATTATATAAAGTTAGTCTTGATTTTGGATAATATCTATAATTAAACACGagaaatttatttcaaataaaattttatatcagGATAACTAACTTAGCAATTTCGGAATTATTCATACCACCCTTGTGGTATTATTTTAACCACACTTAATGTGGGATAGCAACCCCagaataaaaaatcaaaatgacAAAGATGTCCTCCAAAGCTCTTCTGTCAAGGTCAAAATTGGAACTAAAGTTTATCCCAATTTGTCTAGTGTAAATCAAACACGTGTTTCGTAATATAccttatatattttatatttagtacAATGAGCCAAACATCTaccaataaaaatatattagctaaatatattgttattattttaatCCCGACAATTTTGCTATAACTCGTTCACCAACCAAATGACACCTTATAGAAATGGcatgacatatttaagaccacaataTTAAATGATACTTtaggtatattatatatgttgcTAGTTAAAACAGCaacattttgatttttgaacAGTTCTCGAGTTTTGCCAATACAGTATTGTTGTAAAGCAAATTAAACTTCTTATTAGAATTTAGAAAGGAACATCAAATAGAAGTTAAAAAAGAAGATCGGATACAGGACGTAATGCCTTAATATTACTACAGGAAATTAAGATACCATATCTTTATCCCAAAAGCTGGAACAATTCCTATGAACAACTGGTCCAGTGGCTCAATTGGTTCCTTTATGAACCACACattgtccttttcttttctttgtgcGATTCTCCAACGGAGGCGAGGTCAGAATTTAAACCGAGTTCTAcaataataatttatacatattaaatgaatttcttaaaacaaataTAAGTGCAATTATTTAACCCAAACTAGTGAAAGAAATACTCCCTCCACTCTTTTGATTGACCCCATAAGTCTCATGATTGACCATTCTAACCCCCTCAAACTCATAAGTTTGATTGACCATTCCATCAACAGATCAAACTCCCAAACAGAGCAAAAGGAATAAAAGAATAAACAACGTGGACGGCAGGATTCGAACCTGCGCGGGCAAAGCCCACATGATTTCTAGTCATGCCCGATAACCACTCCGGCACGTCCACCTCTGTGCTTTTACTATTAAGCCTTCGGATAACATATGGTAGTAAGAATGTAATGGGTCATTCTGTGCTtcatcatatttatattatGCACCGCTTCATCATATATATTATGCACCACTTCTCTGTTATTACTTTCTCATATCCATTTTGTTAGTCTCTTATTAATGTGTTCTATTTAAGTTATTAGGGATATAATTGATTATATCCTAGATCGATTTGTTTTTCTTACATTAGCCCGTCACAATCTTAGCAAATTAAAAGCAGACGTATCTGATGCTATGATTATGTAAGTAAAATATATGTAGACGATAAAATTTCCATGAAAATCtaagcaacatatatataccagaCCTATTGTGCAAAAAATATGAGCATTCAGTCCAAAATCTTAAGATTTTAGCTGTGGATTCGGCAAAACTTAGTAGCTTTAAGCCAAAACCTGTATTTctattaagaaattcacttactGTGCATAAATATCTTATTCAGAACTCAATAAGAACAGCCCTTTCTTGAACCCGATCAAGATTCTGGATTCATCTCTGAGCACATAACCATTTAAATGAAACTTACAGGTGGGACAAGCATGATCACTACTAAAAACACGAATTTCCTAGGAAATATCAATTGAAAACGTTTCAAACGAGCTAGCAACCTAGTTTAAAGATACTACTCCATGTTGAAGATATAGAGAGCATCTCATGATCAAAAGCTGACCCAAAAACTAGTTAATTTCATTTTGCATGAACTTCATAACATCCTGTAAAACACTTTTACTATTACATGTGAAATAGTATAACTATATGGGGAAGAAACACAAAAAAGGTTAAGAGTAGTACTAAAGCTTGATTGGAGGGAACTTGATTGGAGGGAAGGAAAAATCGGACCATATGTGGAGATTAAAGGCGATAATACAAAGGGTAAATATACAAAAGTATAAGACGGCATGAACAAGTACTGAAATCCCACTGGTGTACATATTCCCAAACTCGCagaatcttgttcttgaagGAAGCTGGAATAGCAG from Lycium ferocissimum isolate CSIRO_LF1 chromosome 2, AGI_CSIRO_Lferr_CH_V1, whole genome shotgun sequence includes:
- the LOC132038312 gene encoding uncharacterized protein LOC132038312; its protein translation is MNDWAGPIIATSLFAFLSPGLLFQMPGKITPVDFMNMKTSWVSVLVHAILFGLLLILVLVVLDLHLYV
- the LOC132048069 gene encoding uncharacterized protein LOC132048069, with amino-acid sequence MGTDWAPSIIAVGLFIILSPGLLFQLPSRTRFCEFGNMYTSGISVLVHAVLYFCIFTLCIIAFNLHIWSDFSFPPIKFPPIKL